The Loxodonta africana isolate mLoxAfr1 chromosome 18, mLoxAfr1.hap2, whole genome shotgun sequence genome includes the window GGCGCCTACGTACTATGCACTCCAAGATGCTGATGGACATCGAGAAGGTGCAGATCCACTTCGGTGGCTCTGTCAAGGCCAGCAGCCAGATGATCCGTGAGCTGCTGCAGGCCCAGTGCCTCAGCTCGCCCTGCTACAAGCGGTAAGAGGGCGAGAGTCCATGGTGGGGTGGGGAGCCCTGGGTGTGGTCCTGGGCTCCTGCCCACACCCGGCAGCATGATGCCCACCCCACTGCAGGGCAGAGccctgagagagagaaagtgagtaCACGTGTATGAGTGAGTGAGAATGTGTGTGAGGGCAAGTGGGTGTGACAGTGAGAGAGTTGAGTATGAGTGTGAGAGTGTGAGAGAGCTGAGGGTGAGTGTGAGAGTGTGAGTGTAAGAgagtgtcagtgtgtgtgtgagagctgagagtgtgtgtgagtgtgagagagCTGAGAGTGTGAGTGTGAGAGAGTTGAGTGAGTGCTTGTGAATGTGTGGcagtgtgagtatgtgtgtgtgtctaggtTACCTCCCACAGCCTGGCAAGGCAAAAAGGGGCGGATGGAATGAGGCCTGTTTCCTTGGGGCTTCAGTTTACTCTCTGTGTGTGTTGGATGTGCATCTAGCCTGGGAGTCTAGTAGAGGGGTCTGGAACCATGCTGGGGGTATAGAGGAGCATTTGAGGAGCAggagagtgagtgtgtgtgtgtgtgtgtgtgtccatgtatGTGTGTGAGGGTGGGGGCATATGTGCAAGAGACTATgggcgtgcatgtgtgtgtatgggtgtgtatgtgtgagtgtgtgttccTCAGAATGACCTGGCCTGAGGTTTCTCTGCTCCCTTGCCTGCCTGCTCCTGCTCTGGTTCCCAGAGACCCCTGAAGAGAGCTGCCCCATTTACCTCTGGCCATTCTCCCCATAGGTGTGTCTCTGGTGGCCTGCACCAAGTGACTCCATGGCTCTCTTCCTCACAGGGTGCCGGACATGGCCGACTATAGCTACGCACCTGTGCCGCGGCGCTGCGGAGGCAGCCACACCCTCACTTACCCCTACCGTCGCAGCCGCCTGCAGCACCTGCCACAGGGCCCATACCCCACCGAGGAGATCCAGATTGCCATGAAGGTCGGGGGCTACCTTGGGGAGGGAGGGCCCTTGTCCCCAGAGATTCTCAAGTCATTCGGGAAAAACCACCAGAACTCACCTCAACAGCCGTCTGCCTGGAGGCAGTTTCTTAAGCTGACCCAGCTAAAGTCTCAGGGTGTTATCCTCCGTCAAGAGAAGAGGCCAAACAGGCCCCTGCCCACACAGCACAACTGCCTCCCACCACAGGTCCTCAGAATGAGACTGCCTCCACTTCTTTTCACCTTACTGCTCTGCCCTGGTACCACCCCGAATCCCCAGGAAGTTGGGAGTACTGTTTGTTGCCAAGAGTCAGGGGAGGACAGTGCTCGAAACCCTGGCCCTGCAGAGGAAAGCTCTGGGAGCTGCAACAGTAATGAATGTGTGTCCATCTCCACAGCATGACGAGGTGGACATCTTGGGTCTGGATGGACATATTTACAAGGGACGGATGGATACAAGGCTGCCAGGCATCCTGACCAAAGATGGTGAGTATCCGGGGTCCCACAGGGACCATCCATCTCTTAGCAGACCAGGCACTTCTTTGGGCCACTGGGGACTCTGGGCTCCTTCCTTCTCTAGTTCCCTGACTCCCAACATTCAAGTCTCCAAAAGCCACCAGGTAAATGCTTGCAGGTGGAGGACAGCTATCCAGCCTCGGCCAATTAGCTGGGATGTTGTGGCCCCATCTTTTCTTGTTGATCTTTCATCTTCATGCTGCAACTGTCATGCTGCCCTGTCTCAGCCTTGTTCACAGCATCACCATAGCCAAGCCCTATGCCTTCTTCAAAACTCAGCAAGATGCCCTCTCCTGAGCCCCCATCCCTTAGTGATTATGCATTTCCCTGAAGGCCCACTGCTAGTTATCCATAGCTGAAGAGTGCTACTTCTCACTTCCCATCTTGTATTATAGCTATGATGCACCTTTCTAGTTGTCTCCCCTCTAGAGCTATAAACCTGGGGTGAAAATTCACCCAGCACCCGGCACAGGGCTGATGTGTGTATATCCTCAGAGAATATCTGAGtaattggatggatggatggatggacggacagatgggGGGGCGGGCGGACGGACGGACGGGCAGACGgacggatagatggatggatgattgGATGAAATGATGGATGGGCaggtggatggatggttggatggatggatgggtgggtgggtgggtgggggggtggacggatggacagacTGATGTTTGGATGAAATGATGGATGGATGACTGGATGGATATGTGGacagatgaatgaatgatggGATGAAatgatggatgaatgggtgggtgggtgggtgggtggatggatgaatggacagatggatggatgaatggatagatgactGGATGGATGTACACAGACGGTTGATGGATGGACAGACAAGTGGATGGATGactggatgggtggatggacaaGTGAACAAATGAAGTGCTCATAAGGGTCGTATCCATGAATTCAGATCAAGAAGGGACCCAACTGAGGCTGGCTGTAACCAGTAGCCCTGCAGCCCTCTTGCCATCCCCATGGGTACCCACAGAGCTCTCCTTTGGTGCCTCACAGCACTGACCCTTTCCTCCCACTGTCGTCGTCAGCTCCAGGGGTTATAAAGCACAAGTCCCAGCAGTCCCGGCTCCACATTCAACGGCAGCAGCCCATGGGCAACAGTGGCCAGCTGCCCTTACGGCCTCAGAGTGCTCAGATGTTGGCTGGCAACAACTCAGGTAGCTTCCCTGTGGGTGGAGTGTCCTTCTGGGCAGCCTTAGCAATATGCCTGGGCCTCTCCTCCTTGCTTTGCCAGCCCCCTTTCCTGCTTACTGCTGGTTTATACCTTTATTTCCCGGAAAGAGGAGGGGCCGGGGAGCTGAGGGATGGGGTGGGGAGAAAAGGGAGAAAACTCATAGTTACCAAGTGCCTGTTGTGTGCCAGGCTGTTGGGTAGATATTGTTgctgtctccattttacagaagagaaaatagggacaagaTTGCAACCCAAGGCTCTGGCTCCAGGCCAGAGTCCTTCCCCTGCTCCGATGCACTGACTTTCTCAGGTTTAGCGCTCACGGGCTCTGTGTAGCAGCTGGTGTGCATGGGGTCATGGCACAGCCCCCAAGAACTCTTTAGCCTGACCCTATCCTCTCCGCCCCCAGGCCTGGAAGAACCCCAGAGTCCTTATTCTCACCAGGAACTAAATCATGCCTGGAAGCCTGGGAGCCTAAGGGCCTGGGGACATTGTAGGACATGGGGGCCAAGAGGGGCCCACGCCCTGAGCCAGCAGGCTGGTTGTCTTATAGAGAGAGTGACTCTGAGCATCTCCCCTCTCCAGGCTTAGCTTTCTCATCTGTCCACAAGGGGTCACTAGATCAGTGCTTCTTAGAGTTAGGCCTTCAATGAGAATTTAATGAAAGCCATCCACCTTCATGTACCcaccatccaaaaccaaaaccaaacccattgctgtagagtcaatttccaaggctgtaaatctttacaggagcaaactgccatatctttctcccacagaccaccggtgggttcaaaccactgaccttttcgttagcagtcaaGCTATTTAACCACCGcacaccaaggctccttcatgtACCCACAACACTTTGCAAATACTTTCAGGGGGCTCAAGGGTCCCCTGAAGTCCACACACAACCCTCCCAGGTTCAGAGCCCCAGCCCTAGATGCTGTCTAACCTGCCTCCCAGCTCCAGCATTTGGTGTCTctggctgactcaacggcagtgggtttttggtgggCTGAGGGGTGGAGGACGCAGGAAAGAAATAAATGCTAGTGGTGGTCCCAGCTCCTCGCCTTTATTGAGCGCTCCTCACCAGCTAGTCACTGTTTAGGAGTTTTACACATATGAGCCAATTTTTAATCCTCACACCAGTGAAGAGGTAGGGATCATTGTTAGCCTCATTTATAGttgagaaaaccaaggcacagGGAGATCAaggcacttgcccaaggtcacacagggagGAAGTGGCAGAGGTGGGATTGGAAGCCAGGCTATCCGGCCCTAGAGCCAGCACTGGTAAGTGAGGCATGGCTGGGCCCCACGGGCAGTTTGGGTGGAGGGGACAGGTGGCAGACAGTGGGCCCAGTGCCCCTGGCTCCCAGGactcttatcttcttggggtacTTAGCTCCCTTCTCCCCAGCACTTCActgtctactaaaaaaaaaaaacccaacccatcgCCATCAGGTCAAGGAACagctaatggattcgaactgccaagctttttgctagcagctgagctcttaggcGCAACACTTAAAATGTTAACGGAAACAGGAGAGCAGGGGAGGGTAGTCTTAGCAAAAACTGCCATCTGCCTgtgtaatggagtccctgggtggtacaaacggttaactcagcttctaaccaaggggttggaagttcaagtccactgacaggcacctcggaagaaaggcctggggatctacttctgaaaaatcagccattgaaattgctggggagcacagttctgctctaacacacatggagtctccacgaGTTAGagtcgactcagcggcaactgctttttgtttttttctgtttgaatgttGCCTTAATAGTTTCTGTATTTATGGAGAATGGAGGAAACGTCACCAACAAGGCAGACTTTTGCCCCAGAAGGGGCCTTGCTTATTTTGTTGTTTAATTCACAAAGATTATAAAGGAGCCTTCACTGTTTACTCAGAGGCCAGAACCCCGGGCTTACACTGAGGTCCCGGGGCCGTTAACTCTCTCCATCCTCAGGTCCCAGCTCCGCCTGGCTAGTGAGGCTGCTCTCAGCTTCCCTGGGCCTTGGTCAAGCTGGGGTGGGCAGCATGTGGCCTACAGGGGGCGTGGGGAGTAAGGCAGAAACCACCTCAGTGCTTCCTCTCTTTCAGCCCCTTCACGTCAACGGAAAGACAGACCCGTCTCCTCCGAGGGGCGCCTCTCCCAATTGAACGTGGTGCACCCACCCAGCCCTGACTTGGCAAACCTTCGATCAGGCAGCCCCGTGGGGCTAGAGATGCACACGGACATGCCTCCTCAGGAGGGGCTTGAGGAGCCCACCCGGGGACCTCGGTCCACTGCTGCACACTGAGCAGAGTTGTCAATAAATGTTTAGGAAGACACTGGGGTCGGGAGGCTCTGAAGGCgatgcagagggagggagggaggtgccCACTGCTGGCCAGGAGACCCtggagcacctccagtgttgcccCAGGCCCAGGGGGCAGATCTCCTCTCGAAAGGTGGGTCTGGAACAGCCTGAGAACAAGAGTCCCGCCCGGGCAGATGGAGCCATTCTCTGAGGGTGCTGGACTCTGGGACTGGGGACGGGTTTGGCCTGAGTGGGACCTGTCCTCCTACCAACCAGCTCCCTCGTGACCTCAGCTAGTCTGGGGTGCTGCTGCCTTCCCTGGCTCCAGCCCTGCACTCTGGTCCGGGGTGCCGGCCTGAGGACGGCCTGCTCACGGGGGCATGCCGGGTAGGGTGGGACCTGCGGTGCCGTGCGCAAGCTGTACCTTGGCATGAAGGTGAGGGTGGCAGCTGCCTGCTGCCCTCCCACTGTTAGCTCAGGGCAGGTCCCAGCGCCTGGCATGGGGCCTATGGGAGCAGTGCCACCAACCAGAAGTAGACGCCTTCAGCTACCTGGGAAGGGTGTTTGCTGCCCTTACTCTGCAACAGGCGGCCCCATAGACAGCCCGGCCTGAAGGCCACCCAGGAGCTGCCACGGCCATTTCCCCTTCTCTCCCCAAGGAGGACAGAGACGAGGTGTGCaagggtggggggaaggggtgggctcAGTCCAGCTCAATGTGCTCTCCACACTGGCTGCGCCCAGAACCAGCCCCCCAAAACCTGTGGACTAGAGGACTCACTTCATCCGTCCTTTGTGCTAAAGGTCGTGGAGGTGGGAGGAGacagaggggccctggtggggcTGCGCTAGGCTGGTGCAGGATCTGCAAGGACAGCCCCTCCACCCCGCACTGCCTAACCCcaacagaggagccctgggtgTGGAGGGTTCTCCAGCCCCCTTCAGCTAGACTTTGGGGTGCCCCCGATAAATGAGGGCTGCCCTTCACCCCAAGGCCTATAAAATCCTAACATCATCAATGCGGGTTTTTGCCCTCAGCTCTGTTCCCATGGCTCAGAGGGAAAGTAGTAGTCGGAATCAAAGGCggggctccccccacccccatctcacCTGTGACGTGGGAAAATGAAGCTGGGGGCCTGAGGCTTGCTTTAGGGTGTGAGGAGAGGGGGCGGCGGAATCACACAGGAAGGAGAGAGTGGCAAGGGGGGTGGGTTGGCTGGGTGTATTATGGGGGCACAGTGGATGTGTCTGACAGGAGGGGCTGCCCCTCCTTTGCCCTGATCTACCAGATCCAGGTGATCTTTAGGCTTCTGGTTGGGTGGGAAGGGTGGTGCAGCTTGAACACCTCCACTTCTGTGCCCTTTTCCCTGCAAGACAGGGCCACCCCTCCTCCACGCCTGCCCCAGCTCCATTTCTGTCACTCAGGCACCACCCCTGCCCATGAAATGTCAGAAGGTCAGCCAGCTCAGTTTCCCTGTTCTCAAGTCCAAATTCACTTGCTTGGCAAGGAGACCAACCAGCCCTCCTCACACCCACAAAAGGCCAAGGACTGACATCCCCAGCAGCCCAGACCAACCCCAATTCCCGCGCCCAAGCACACCACCGCATTCTCACCCAGGGCCTAGCATGACCACCCAAGGGCCTGGCCTCCAGGCCTCCCCACCGGGAGTTGCTGGGGGCTCCCCCTCCTCACAGGGGAAACCACAGGTGGGCAGGGTGATGGCTGTGGTGGGAGGACTCTGAGGGTTCCCAGCAGGGCCCCACCTCAGGAAACAAAACTGAAAGGCCAAACCCAGCTTCAGAAGACACAGATGGGTCCCATGCAGAAGGCAGGCATGGGCAGCTGGGCCGAACGTTCTGCTCTGCTAGAGGAGGGGTTGCCCCAGAAACAAGCTTGAAAAGATCTGAGAAGACCCAGAAGCAGAGTTGGGAGACTGGCTTGGCTGGGCCTTTCTCAAGTTTCACTTCACTTTGGGCCAGAACCTGCTgggcccccacccccaactgcgTCTCTCTTAGGCCTAGGGAGAGGGTGATGGCAGGAGGGCAGAATAGGAAAGAGCATGCCTCCAACCCCAGCAGTGGAGACCccaaagggtgtgtgtgtgtgtgtgcatgtgtataggTATGTTACGTGGGTGTGTAGGTGTATTACGTGTGTGTAGGTatgttacgtgtgtgtgtgtgtattttacagAAGGGCTCAAGGAAGAATCCCACCCTCGTGCCAGTCACCCACTCCCACCACAGGTGGAGACCAGATTCTTCCCCATCCCCCTGACCACCTGCCCGGAGAAGCTGGGAGGGGTTGCTGGGCCAGTTGTCAACATCACCTACGTTCTAACACCTGGGGGGTCACAGGGAAGGTGGGGAGCAGGGAATGGAAGCAAATCTCTTTGGGGAATGGCCCTATCGTGATAGCTCCCGTCAACCTTGGCTGTCCTTTGGGTCATGGCCATACAACACGTACACAGGGACACACCACCTCAAAGGAAGCTGAGGGCAGGACAGTAGAGCTGGCCCAGTAGGGAGATGCCTGGAAGGGGGGGGCCAGGGAGAAGGGGTGAGGCTGCCCTCAGGAGGCCACCAGGTGAGCCAGGCCTCAGGTGAAGAAACTGGCTTCTGAGGAGAGCATTGAGGCTCTGCTGGGGAGGTCCTCCATCTTCCCTCGAGGGCCTCATGTCATCCATGGGCCAAGGAGGAAAGAGGTTAAACAAGTCAGGACTTGCCTTTCTCTCTTCCCTACACTGGACCTCAGTCCTGCCTATACCATCAACCCCCTGAACCAGACGTCCCCTCAGGAGAAAATGCCCAAGCCAGCAAAATGGCGGAAAACATTGATCCCTCCCCAGTGCGATGCAGCCGAATGCCTCCACTCGCCAAGAAAGCCACGTCTCCCAGAACGGTAAATGAAAGCACTGCAAACCAGGGAAGTTAGAAAAGTGTTTtaagtttttaaattaaaatttcaccATGGTGAGATGAGATTCTGATTTGAGAACGAAACCCAAAGGCGCACTCTCCGCCAGGCCCATCTCCTCAGACCCTGGACACGTGGCAGGAGAGGTAGGATGTCCATGGGACAACCGTGGGATGGGACAGCAGAGCCTGGGCTTTTGTCTCAAGCCAGCTCCTCAGTCCCGTATCCGCCTCCATACCCAAGGAGAGGTGGGATGAGCCGCAGAGCCACCTAGGGCTCCTGGGTCTAGGGGCTCCCAGgctggaggtggggggagccTCGGGGTGGCACAGGGGGCCTCCACACTTCCGGCCACCAGGCACTTCTGGGAGCCCCTCCTGCAACTGCTACTTGGCTGCCCCTGGTCTGGAGGGGTGGCGGTCCCCCTTCTCCCAATTCCAGGTGTGACTTTTTAAAAGAGGCAGCCAAGACACCAAGGCTGCAAGATCATGTCATGTGGCTTAGAAGCAGCCACTGGGACTGGGTACAGGTAGGGGTGCTGGCCCAAGGGAAGCATTCTCCCAGCTCTTTCTCTCTGACCTCAACACCCCAGGTCTGCCAGCCCCATACTCACGTACATTAATTATagtcatatatttatatatattatatgtattaaaaagagaaaaaaaaaaaacaacttgccTGAAGAGACACTCCTCAAGGACCCAAGAGGCTCAGGAAGTttactgcccccccacccccacaaaaaTCCTTTTATAAAATCTTCCAGTGCGATCTTCAGGAAACCCCCGCCCTCCCTGGCTCCCCCCTCCCCGGCTTCCCCCAGTGCCCCCCAGCCCTGAGCACCCCCCAGCGCCCGCCCGGCGGCATCCAGTCTCATCTCTGGCCATCCATTGCCGCCATGGCTTTCTGCGGGGCACCCCCCTGCTGTGCTCCGGGGGGCCACGTGGGctgtgggtggtggaggtggtgaaaGCTGTGGGCCGTCGGGGAGGAGGGTGGGATCCAGGCCGCCTGGTGGCTGGGAGGGGATGAGGCCCAGAAGGGGCTGAAGTTTGCAGGGGGGGAGCAGGCCACGGCCGTCATGGGGTTGTTGCCGCTCTGCAGGCTCTCGGAGGTGCGAAGCTTGGAGAACATGGCCAGGGCATCAGGGAAGTTGGGGGGCGTGGCAGGTGTGTTGCTGGGAGTGCACATCTGTGGGGAGAGAACAGTGTCGGGAGGGCTGCCCGCTCCTCGGTCCTAGAGCCTACCTGTTGGGCTCAGCTGCCAGTCCTGCCGTCACTTCCATTTCTTTGCCCACAGGCAGCTTCAACAGGACAGATGCCCTCCTGTACCCCCGCCAagccaataaaccaaaaaaaccaaacccgttgccgtcgtgtcgggtccgactcatagcgatcctataggacagagtagaactgcccatagagtttccaaggagcgcctggtggatttgaactgctgaccttttggttagcagccgtagcgcttaaccagcatgccaccaggtttccactaAGCTCAGTAAGGGGTTTATTTTGTCAGTATTGGctgggcgtagtggttaagcgctacggctgctaaccaagaggtcggcagtttgaatctagcaggcgctctttggaaactctatgggcagttctaccctgtcctgtagagtcactatgagtcggaatcgactcaacagcagtgggttttggtttggtattgcacttaggagccctggtggcacagtggtaaagtgctcggctgctaaccaaaagattggctccgacccaccagctgttctgcagaagaaagatgtggcagtctgcttctgtaaacattacagccttggaaaccctatagggctgttctctgtcctatagggtcgctatgagttggaattgactcatcagcaatgggtttcatttacTGAGCttatttgaaggagccctggtggtgccatagttgagcacttggctgctaactaaaaggctggtggttcgaacccaccagctgctccatgggagaaagatgtggcagtctgcttctgtaaagactacagccttggaaactctgtggggcagttctattctgtcctgtagggccacggtgagtgggaactgactcgacagcagtgagttttggtttatTGAATTTATTCAGTGATGCTTTGGAAATGACGTCCTGAGATATCATCAGAAAAACCTgttaccatagagttgattccaactcatggcaattccatgtgcgtcagagaactgtgctccatggagttttcaatggtgACTTGGGACTTGGATTGCCAGGCcatccttccaaggtgcctctgggtggactcgaactgccaaccattgggttagcagcagagtgcattcaccgtttgtaccacccagggactccaagagtaTCAGAAGTAAATGGTTAATTCAGACCAGAAGCTCAGGTGTCAGATTAAAAGGGAGAGGACAAGGGAGCAGCCCAGGACACCGCTGCTCAGCATCTCACCCTGGGTAAGGAGACCAGCTGGCTCCCTGGATAATCCACCCTCAGATGTTCCCAGCTCAGCGGGCAAGGGAGAGTGGCCAGGTGGAGGGTCTCCCTCCTGTGCCAGCCACAGAGAAGCTACACTTGCTTGGTGTTTTTAGTTCACACTGACAGTAGTGACAGCCAGGTCTTGGAGCCTGGGCATCTACTATCTTACTTCTCACAAAGATGCCTAGGGGAGCGTTATGATTATTCTCTGTTACAGATGGGCAAACTGAGGCCCACAGCTCAAGTCACTTGACCCAAACACCCATAGTAAGCTGTGGAGGTGCAATGCCAGTCTCCCAGGTTTACAGGCCCAAGCTTAACCCCCATCCTGCCCCCCATAGTCTGCATTGTCTGAGTCAAGTGCAAGGCTGTGCCTGGACCCCCAAGGTCAGAAAACAGGGCTTTCCTGTTCCCCGGCTCTTCCCCATGCTTCCTGCCTGGGCTTGGCCAGGGTCTGCAAGTATGTCTGTTCAGCCCTCTTCCTGGGGGTAGTTACAAACATTCCCACATCTGTAGTCTTCTGCTCCTACACTGGGAGAGGGGTTCCCCAAATTCCTTgctctccccctcccttccttcctgcagCACAGCAGCCCCAGCTAGGAAGGGCAGGGGTTTAGAGTCCACAGTGTCCTGTAACTCAGGGGCAGCCTCCAGATGGGCCGGGTCCAGACCCACTGGCACGCCTGATACAAACCCCAGGGGCTTCGTGCTCTCCCAGAACCCTGCTGTTCAAGGTTAGTGGCTCAGAGATCctgtagcaggggtggggctcATCCAGTGCTGGGTCTCACTAGGGACGTGGGGAAGAGGCAGGCAGGAGACCTAAGACCACCCAGATCCGGTCTGGCCTCATTGTGGCTTCTCCCTTTCCCATGAAGCCAAGGGAGTCCTTCTTTGAATTTCTCCTAATTTTAGCAACAGCAGCCCCTCCCTAGGCTCCAGGGTGGGGAAAGCAAGACTCTCTCCAGCTCTTCACCTTGAAAGGAGGGGAGCTTTCACAGCTCTACAGCTAAACCCAGGCCAAAACTAAGCAGCAGAGGGGGCATGAGGGAGGGGGATGACACCCCACCCTGCTAACTAGGGCCAGCAGCACCTGAGGACTCAGAGAGCACCCAGGGGACCCTTGTGGTCCTCAGGACCAGTGAAGGACTCCGTGCAGAGGCCTGGCCCCACCCAGAATGCTTCCCTCCTCCCTTCACACCACCCCCCCAGGGCTGACTTCTCGGCAGCAGGAAATAATgaatggggggtgggggcagaggcCAATTGCATCACAGCATCGTGACCAACTTCCCCAGTTCCCCAAGCCAGGGCAGTCTCCTGTCGCCAAACGGCCACCTCGTCAGCAGACTGGCCCAGATGGGTAACAGGGCCCCTCTGTGGCCTGTGTCTGCCtgcctgggtgaccttgggcaagttattaaaCCTCTCTGGAGCTTCTTTCTTTAAAATCAAAGGCTTGGGCAGATGCTCTATGTGTTTCTAGCAACTACTGGGGGAGCCTGGTGTCTGTGGCCCCCTCTAATCTCCTCAGCCCCACTGCTTCCGGTCTGCGATCTTTCTCCTcctttgttgtgtgccatccagtcggctccgactcttagcgaccatgtaacagagtagaactgccccatagggttttcttggctgtaatttttacaggagcagatcaccaggtctttctcccgcagagctgctgagtgggtctAAACTGacaatctttggttagcagccaagagcttaactgtggtgccaccaaggctcccttctCCTCTTCTGAGCCCTTCCAAATCCAACTCAGAAGCTCTCCTTAACCATCTGGGGAGTTTCCTCCAGAACCTGCAGGAAGCTAAGGGCCGATCACTTGCCAGTTATTCATGATTTGGGCCACTTTTGGTATTACTATGATGCCACAACTGGTCTCTAGTGCTTTTATTTAACTTTTCCCTTTGATTTATTTCCCCAAATAAACTGCAAACTCCTCAAGGAAGCATGAAGTACTCAATACTTGTGCACTGATGGATACCTCAATCGGTAATGTCTGTTACAAGGCCTGGGGCCTCCCTTGAGGGAAGCTTCAAAAAAGGACAATCCTGAGATTTGCAGAGGAGTAACAGGACTTAAACATGAGCTCCGTATTTACTGCACCGCACGTGGACTGGCCAGGCTGGGAGCCTCAGCGGCAGGAGCAAACCTCAGGGCTCTTTTGAGCGGAAGGAAAAGCCAGTGAGCTGGAGGCAGGGAGCCCGCAGGCTCAGGCACGAGGTGGGAGCCAGAGATATCCCACGCTCAGGTGCAGGGGAGGGTCTCCGGGAGACAAACCCCCCTTGGGTTAACAAAATGCCAGGCCTCAGCTGCCATCGCCCTGCAGCTGGCACATTCTCCCATCACACTCCAACcgcagttttgtttttgttttagataCAGCATGAGCCATTCCAAGGGAAGAGTTAGTTAAAACGGTCAAGATGGACACAAACAGGGAGCCCTGACCCAGCCGAGGAATGTGTAACCCCCTGGGCAAGGCTGGAGGAGGGAGCCATGGCCAAGGACATACAGGTTTAAAAATGCCAGAAAATCTCTCCAGAAGCCACACACAACAGATATCTCTGGAATAATGTTTTACAAGCCCCACCGCTGATGACCGGCGTCCCTCCTCCACCAGGGCTAATGGGTAACtagtggggggaggagggaggcagcTATGGAGAAGGCATTCGGACTTCTAAAGCGAAAGGGTAGAAAGCAAGGTGGAGGGGGGCCAGGAGTGCAAAGGCTCCAGCCAGGGGCCAGGGTTGGAGCTAGGGGCCAGGTTGGAGGAGGCCTGAGGCACTACCACTTCAAGTACTTTATGTATGTAACATACTGAGattaaatgcaaattctcagccttGTCTTAGGTCAAAAGTCTGCGAACGCCATGCCTAGGGTGCGTCCATTCTCCACTATGAGGCAAGACCTTCCTAGCCCTTTGGTCTTTAGAAGGTAAACATATACTGTGGGTACA containing:
- the UBALD2 gene encoding UBA-like domain-containing protein 2, which translates into the protein MSVNMEELRHQVMINQFVLAAGCAADQAKQLLQAAHWQFETALSTFFQETNIPNSHHHHQMMCTPSNTPATPPNFPDALAMFSKLRTSESLQSGNNPMTAVACSPPANFSPFWASSPPSHQAAWIPPSSPTAHSFHHLHHPQPTWPPGAQQGGAPQKAMAAMDGQR